A segment of the Vibrio parahaemolyticus genome:
TCTTGTTGTCTGCGACGAAAACCACATTCTGGTTGTGTTTGAAAGCCCATCCAATTGATGTTAAACATGCAGTTTACAAAATCACAACAATACCCATTTGGGGCTTCTCCCAACTTTGCTGCCGGCTAGGTACATTTATGACAGAAAATACATCCTCTTTTCCTCGATCTTCTGGGGAGCTACATGAGTTCACTCGGGCTGACGTCTGGGGTGGATTTACTCAGCTTTTACCGCTTTCCTTTTTTGTGGTGGTCTTTGGCCTCGCCTTTGGGGTTGCTGCGGTGCAAACCGGCTTAGACGCCTTTCCGACTCTTTTAATGAGCACGCTCGTCTTTGCTGGTGCGTCTCAGTTTGCCACGTTAGAAATGTGGGGAGCTGAAGTACCACTTGTACCGGTTTTGATTACTGTGTTTGCCATCAATGCTCGCCACCTTCTGATGGGTGCGACGCTCTACCCTTGGCTGAGACAGCTACCGCCACATAAGCGCTATGGCATTATGTTACTTGCCTCCGATGCTAACTGGGCAATGGCGATGAACGCATTTGGCAAGAAAGAGCCTGGGTTTGGTTTGTTGGTCGGCGGTGGGCTCGCGCTTTGGGGCTTCTGGATTGTCGGCACGTGGATGGGTATCTACTTTGGTGGTGCCATCAAAGATCCAGTCAGTCTCGGACTTGATATGGTCATGGGTTGCTTTTTACTTTCTATGGTTGCAGGCGGCCCTAAAAATCTGCGTATCTTCGCGATTTGGGGCATGGCAGCAGCTTCATCACTGATGGCTTACTGGTATTTGCCAGAAAACAGCCATGTCGTTGTCGGCGCAATCGCTGGCGGTATTTTAGGTGCTTGTTGGAAGGAGAAAAAAGCATGAACATTGAAACAAGCTTAGGCGGCACGCTGTTTATCATTATCGCAATGGGATTGGTAACTCTGGCAACTCGCTGGGGCGGCGTTTATGTGATGTCATTCATTCCGATTAGCGAACGCGTGCAACGTTTTATCACCGCTATGTCAGGGTCTGTACTGATTGCCCTCTTAGCGCCTCTCGCCGTCGAAGGTGACAACGGTGCGAGAGCCGCGCTATTTTCAACCGCTGTGGTGATGTTTATCGTTAAAAAACCGCTTCCTGCTATTGCTGCTGGCATTATCGCTGCCGCCGCAGTGCGCGCTTTCTAAAACTGGGTTTTAAATCGCGTCAAAGGCTCAGAAAAGCCATATTCATCAAAATCACGATTCATAAACAACAAAGCCCTGCTGACTCTAATGTCGTCAGCAGGGCTTTTTCTTCATGTTTGATGAATCTCAGATATATAAGCCTAAGACTCTAGTGATCAAAACAGGGGCTTAAGCACAGCAGTTACAGTTGCGCTTATATTTGTCCATTTTACCGATGCCCGGGTTAAAGGTATTGGTTGGATCAAGCTCGTGGTAGAACTTCTGTAATGAGTTTTCTGCTTCGTACAAATGACCCACATTGTGCTCAGCTGGGTATTTTGCACCGCGACTATTGAGGTGCTCTAACATCAGCTTCTTCATCAATTTGGTATCTGTACCTTTTTTGAAGATGTAATCCTGATGGAAGACGTAACACATGAAGTGCCCGTAATAGAGCGACTGAACCAGATTTTTGCTCACCTCTTCAGGTAAAGTTTCCAACCACTCTTCATCATTTCTACGCAATGCGATATCGAGC
Coding sequences within it:
- a CDS encoding AzlD family protein → MNIETSLGGTLFIIIAMGLVTLATRWGGVYVMSFIPISERVQRFITAMSGSVLIALLAPLAVEGDNGARAALFSTAVVMFIVKKPLPAIAAGIIAAAAVRAF
- a CDS encoding AzlC family ABC transporter permease, which encodes MTENTSSFPRSSGELHEFTRADVWGGFTQLLPLSFFVVVFGLAFGVAAVQTGLDAFPTLLMSTLVFAGASQFATLEMWGAEVPLVPVLITVFAINARHLLMGATLYPWLRQLPPHKRYGIMLLASDANWAMAMNAFGKKEPGFGLLVGGGLALWGFWIVGTWMGIYFGGAIKDPVSLGLDMVMGCFLLSMVAGGPKNLRIFAIWGMAAASSLMAYWYLPENSHVVVGAIAGGILGACWKEKKA